A window of Deinococcus terrestris contains these coding sequences:
- a CDS encoding DUF6915 family protein, producing the protein MSHAIYHAQSSARRFGGVAEDYLAIHEWFDASKAFIADARHRALRHHAQGIFWCEEVFGRTITNSAGRQIPVRLIGEQHVLEDFRRIPSLTEWLEHMTLEDWMFKSVAVLPKLFKEGAALPDVHAANQPEQLQVRAEDLTHELALINGRLHRAEIETLLTQHPQAVDLKTQLVSGQVSVVLRTANDEVIFLSDSGLPHPCLYLKDDSQPTTKEEKRNA; encoded by the coding sequence GTGAGCCACGCGATTTACCACGCCCAGAGTTCGGCACGGCGTTTTGGCGGCGTCGCAGAAGACTATCTCGCGATCCACGAGTGGTTCGACGCGTCGAAAGCCTTCATCGCGGACGCTCGGCACCGTGCGCTCCGGCACCATGCCCAGGGCATCTTCTGGTGCGAGGAGGTGTTCGGCCGAACCATCACGAACAGCGCGGGACGGCAGATCCCCGTTCGCCTGATCGGCGAGCAGCATGTGCTAGAGGACTTCCGCCGTATTCCTAGCCTCACGGAGTGGCTGGAGCACATGACGCTGGAAGACTGGATGTTCAAGAGCGTTGCCGTGCTCCCCAAGCTTTTCAAGGAAGGCGCGGCACTGCCGGACGTTCATGCCGCCAACCAACCCGAACAGCTTCAGGTGCGAGCAGAGGACCTCACCCACGAGTTGGCGCTGATTAATGGCCGCCTGCACCGCGCAGAGATCGAGACCCTCCTGACGCAACACCCACAGGCGGTGGACCTGAAAACCCAGTTGGTGTCCGGACAGGTCAGCGTCGTTCTCCGCACGGCAAACGACGAGGTGATCTTCCTATCTGACTCTGGTCTTCCGCACCCCTGTTTGTACCTGAAAGATGACAGCCAACCCACCACCAAAGAGGAGAAAAGAAATGCCTGA
- the brxC gene encoding BREX system P-loop protein BrxC: MSSPTSTDTAHLRIADLFDRPIGRDINGVIKAGQQDDRNVEQELDEYVVTRELDGQFRRFFEHYADSLEQPTDRVGVWISGFFGSGKSHFLKILSYLLANREVLGRRALSFFDESKLPDAVLRAWVDKAARAAEHTDVILFNIDAKADASSKANKEAVARVMQKAFDEHLGYLASSPEMAALERMLDKRGKYGEFKVAFEKAVGRPWTQVRDGWAFHQSDITQALSQAAGLTEEEGQRWLESLSVQRDPSAEEFAREVRDYLDRRGKRHRVLFLVDEVGQYVGESSSLLLNLQSVAEELGTKAPGRAWILVTSQEDIAKVLHGRVHTQGFDKIQARFSTRISLSSANTDEVIRLRLLKKTSDGERALEALYDTSQAALKNLITFNNDATLLGYKDAESFVANYPFIPYQFKLLQEAFTAIRQTGFSGKHLSEGERSMLNAFQDAAQTHGGQTLGSLVPFGAFYSAVEGFLDSNVRRVIDQAQDNPALEAQDTEVLRTLFMLKHVKEIKTNLDNLTTLSLRHVDEDRLALRGRIQASLVRLEKQTLIARSGDVWTFLTNEEQDVGREIKSIDVAEGELNAELQKRVWQSVFTATSLKYDAYHQYPFNRKLDDRPFGAAAHDIGVQVVTPYAERFEALAEEHVAAVQSGAVLPGGSIEALVVLPDDRLLFEELTEMVRTDRYVARKSGQDSTPSMRQIISARAEENGARKARIETNLRQAIAGARVYVLGSRLESPGGSATEVLQSALRALIDNGYPKRSFLQKPHLTEGDVARALTTPDDSQNLDGQDPNHLALGDMERWLSEQGLRNIRVTVRTLLDQFTRRPYGWTDAEALGILATLVARGQVDLHRAQKPVDPGEPGLAGRLLKKAGQEETVVRLSDVIDPKALATARRLAREYLMSVDRLATADAPKLAAAYREQLGQDREALLRYQERAGQGYPFGSALAGPLASVDALLATSGTAALIAEIAARVEALEDWVDLRAKLQSFYGGTQVKIFDEVRRDLADLEPDLPRVNVPELQDRIGKARAMLTLPDPVKVIPQLSGLLKPVKAHVEDLLNESKHKVVGVLEDEIARLQLMALDLGAEKTRTLTGPILDVRARLEAARTIDAAEATQLAVQNAALKVEQAIINALNAGDGNEAAPLRPVRTLKVKSMTKSPYLESTQDIENFLFRLRAELQEAVQKGERVLLE, from the coding sequence ATGAGCAGCCCGACTTCCACGGACACGGCCCACCTCCGCATCGCGGACCTCTTCGACCGACCCATTGGGCGCGACATCAACGGCGTGATCAAGGCCGGGCAGCAGGACGACCGCAACGTCGAGCAGGAGCTCGACGAGTACGTCGTCACCCGCGAACTCGACGGGCAGTTCCGGCGCTTTTTCGAGCATTACGCGGATTCGCTGGAACAACCCACCGACCGGGTCGGCGTGTGGATCAGCGGGTTTTTCGGAAGCGGCAAATCCCACTTCCTGAAGATCCTGTCGTATCTGCTCGCCAACCGGGAGGTTTTGGGTCGCCGCGCCCTGAGCTTCTTTGACGAATCCAAGCTGCCCGACGCGGTGCTGCGCGCCTGGGTCGACAAAGCCGCCCGCGCCGCCGAGCACACCGACGTGATCCTCTTCAATATCGATGCCAAGGCGGACGCGAGCAGCAAGGCGAACAAGGAAGCGGTCGCCCGGGTCATGCAAAAGGCCTTTGACGAGCACCTGGGGTACCTCGCCAGCAGTCCGGAGATGGCCGCCCTGGAACGGATGCTCGACAAGCGCGGCAAGTACGGCGAGTTCAAGGTGGCCTTCGAGAAGGCCGTGGGGAGGCCCTGGACCCAGGTCCGCGACGGCTGGGCCTTTCACCAGTCGGACATCACCCAGGCGCTGTCCCAGGCCGCCGGGCTGACCGAGGAGGAAGGTCAGCGCTGGCTGGAGAGCCTGAGCGTGCAGCGTGATCCCAGCGCCGAGGAGTTCGCCCGCGAGGTGCGCGACTACCTGGACCGGCGCGGCAAGCGGCACCGGGTCCTGTTCCTGGTCGATGAGGTGGGCCAGTACGTTGGAGAGAGCAGCAGCCTGCTGCTCAACCTGCAATCGGTGGCCGAGGAACTGGGCACAAAAGCGCCGGGGCGCGCCTGGATTCTCGTCACGTCTCAGGAGGACATCGCCAAGGTGCTTCACGGGAGGGTCCACACCCAGGGGTTCGACAAGATCCAGGCCCGGTTCAGCACCCGCATCAGCCTGTCAAGCGCGAACACCGACGAGGTGATTCGCCTGAGGTTGCTCAAGAAGACCTCCGATGGGGAGCGTGCCCTGGAAGCCCTCTACGACACGTCCCAGGCTGCCCTGAAAAACCTGATCACCTTCAACAACGACGCGACCCTGCTGGGGTACAAGGACGCCGAGAGCTTCGTGGCGAACTACCCCTTCATTCCGTACCAGTTCAAGCTGCTGCAAGAAGCCTTCACGGCCATTCGTCAGACCGGGTTTTCCGGCAAGCACCTCTCGGAAGGCGAGCGCAGCATGCTCAATGCCTTTCAGGACGCGGCGCAGACCCACGGCGGTCAGACACTGGGGTCACTTGTGCCCTTCGGGGCGTTTTACAGCGCGGTCGAGGGATTTCTCGACTCGAACGTGCGGCGGGTGATCGATCAGGCGCAGGACAACCCGGCGCTGGAAGCCCAGGACACCGAGGTGCTCAGAACGCTGTTTATGCTCAAGCATGTCAAGGAAATCAAGACCAACCTCGACAACCTGACCACGCTGAGCCTGCGCCACGTCGACGAGGACCGCCTGGCCCTGCGGGGCCGCATCCAGGCGTCCCTGGTCCGTCTGGAAAAGCAGACCCTGATCGCGCGCAGCGGCGATGTGTGGACCTTCCTGACCAACGAGGAACAGGATGTGGGCCGCGAGATCAAGAGCATTGACGTGGCCGAGGGTGAACTGAATGCCGAGCTGCAAAAGCGGGTGTGGCAGTCCGTGTTCACAGCCACTTCCCTGAAGTACGACGCTTACCACCAGTACCCGTTTAACCGCAAACTCGACGACCGGCCCTTCGGGGCTGCCGCCCACGATATCGGTGTGCAGGTGGTCACGCCCTACGCCGAGCGCTTTGAGGCCCTGGCAGAGGAGCATGTGGCGGCGGTGCAGTCGGGCGCTGTGCTGCCGGGAGGCAGCATCGAGGCGCTGGTGGTCTTGCCAGACGACCGCCTGCTGTTTGAAGAACTCACCGAGATGGTCCGCACGGACCGGTACGTGGCCCGCAAGTCCGGGCAGGACAGCACCCCCTCGATGCGGCAGATCATCAGCGCCCGCGCCGAAGAGAATGGCGCCCGCAAGGCCCGCATCGAAACCAACCTGCGCCAGGCCATCGCGGGAGCACGTGTGTACGTGCTGGGCAGCCGCCTGGAAAGTCCCGGGGGCAGTGCGACCGAGGTCTTGCAGAGCGCCTTGCGTGCCCTGATCGACAACGGGTACCCCAAGCGCTCCTTCCTGCAAAAACCGCACCTGACGGAGGGAGACGTGGCCCGCGCCCTGACCACGCCGGACGACAGCCAGAACCTCGACGGGCAGGACCCCAACCACCTGGCCCTGGGCGACATGGAGCGCTGGCTGAGCGAGCAGGGACTGCGAAACATCCGGGTGACGGTGCGCACCCTCCTCGACCAGTTCACCCGCCGTCCCTACGGCTGGACGGACGCGGAGGCGCTGGGCATCCTCGCCACGCTGGTTGCCCGGGGCCAGGTGGACCTGCACCGCGCCCAGAAGCCCGTCGATCCCGGCGAGCCGGGCCTGGCTGGGCGGCTGCTCAAGAAGGCCGGGCAGGAGGAAACGGTGGTGCGCCTCAGCGACGTCATCGACCCGAAGGCCCTGGCCACCGCCCGGAGGCTTGCGCGCGAGTACCTGATGAGTGTGGACCGGCTCGCTACCGCCGACGCCCCCAAGCTTGCCGCCGCGTACCGGGAACAGCTTGGGCAGGACCGCGAGGCCCTCCTGCGCTATCAGGAGCGGGCCGGACAGGGGTACCCTTTTGGCTCTGCGCTGGCCGGGCCGCTGGCCAGTGTGGACGCCCTGCTTGCGACCTCCGGGACGGCTGCGCTGATCGCCGAGATCGCGGCACGGGTCGAAGCGCTGGAGGACTGGGTAGACCTGCGGGCGAAGCTCCAGAGTTTCTACGGCGGAACACAGGTCAAGATTTTCGATGAAGTCCGGCGTGATCTGGCCGATCTGGAGCCCGACCTGCCCCGCGTCAATGTTCCGGAATTGCAAGACCGGATTGGGAAGGCCCGAGCCATGCTCACCCTGCCTGACCCCGTGAAGGTCATCCCGCAACTCTCTGGCCTGCTGAAGCCCGTCAAGGCCCACGTCGAAGACCTTCTGAATGAGTCCAAGCACAAAGTCGTCGGAGTGCTGGAAGACGAAATCGCGCGGCTGCAACTCATGGCCCTGGATCTGGGGGCTGAGAAGACCCGGACACTGACGGGTCCCATTCTCGACGTCCGCGCCAGGTTGGAGGCGGCCAGGACCATCGACGCAGCGGAAGCCACCCAGCTGGCCGTGCAGAACGCCGCGTTGAAGGTCGAGCAGGCCATCATCAACGCTTTGAATGCAGGGGACGGGAATGAGGCCGCGCCTCTGCGACCGGTCCGGACACTGAAGGTCAAGTCCATGACGAAATCGCCTTACCTGGAATCCACGCAGGACATCGAAAACTTCTTGTTCCGGTTGCGTGCCGAACTTCAGGAGGCTGTTCAGAAGGGCGAGCGGGTGCTGCTGGAATGA
- a CDS encoding variant leucine-rich repeat-containing protein — translation MPEKELYDIGSYFDHSDETMDLAEKAAPGATYLGGITSVEAEYDDDSGYYLIETEYYEGLYDKDKQELRIQDPVAYESFFSRVKEYFSPLEDEEDSDDNDYDEPGEHVGALEMVRRTGWADDLALQLLYQDRDLVAACESVPEILNEAVRLAISKEDRDLVAEMIDDLVLDAEAIDRILEFDVTLGGRMLDQHCLRAEHLITIYQALKLLEGELDLDQMILDPRCPTALLEQLAAEFPEAQAQLEDREAYLTRVMQEPNPNDPIGDLVFVAQDSATPLASLLLLSGHGEWEVRAGVAENPHTPVELLERLANDDDWRVQGAVVSNPSTPTLLFEQLAASEGAVRTVVAAQPRATPDTLARLAQDQWQAVRRAVAGNPNTPLVILAQLARDQDWTVRKAVAGNLSATSELLEHLSTDKDGDVRLAVAGNPGTPPEVLAHLASDKDRYRGADIRRAVAGNPRTSPEVVARLT, via the coding sequence ATGCCTGAGAAAGAACTCTACGATATTGGCAGCTATTTTGACCACAGTGATGAAACGATGGACCTCGCCGAGAAGGCAGCTCCAGGCGCAACCTACCTCGGGGGTATAACATCAGTTGAGGCAGAGTACGACGATGACTCAGGGTACTACCTGATAGAAACCGAATATTACGAGGGTCTCTACGATAAGGATAAGCAGGAATTGCGTATTCAGGACCCAGTTGCTTACGAGTCCTTCTTCAGCAGAGTGAAGGAGTATTTTTCTCCTCTGGAAGATGAAGAAGACTCTGATGACAACGATTACGATGAGCCAGGGGAGCACGTTGGTGCACTTGAGATGGTACGGCGCACCGGGTGGGCAGATGATCTGGCTCTCCAGTTGCTCTATCAAGATCGCGACTTGGTAGCCGCCTGCGAGTCAGTGCCCGAGATCCTAAATGAAGCTGTGCGTCTTGCGATCAGCAAGGAGGACAGGGACCTCGTAGCCGAAATGATCGATGATCTCGTTTTGGATGCAGAGGCAATCGATCGGATTCTGGAATTCGATGTCACCCTGGGTGGCAGGATGCTCGACCAGCACTGCCTACGCGCCGAGCATCTCATAACGATCTATCAGGCCTTGAAACTTTTAGAAGGCGAGCTTGACCTCGATCAGATGATCCTCGATCCAAGGTGTCCCACAGCACTGCTGGAGCAGCTTGCTGCAGAGTTTCCCGAGGCCCAGGCACAGCTGGAGGATCGAGAGGCTTATTTAACTCGTGTGATGCAGGAGCCAAACCCGAATGACCCTATTGGCGACCTAGTCTTCGTTGCCCAGGACAGCGCCACTCCTCTTGCCAGCCTTCTGCTTCTGAGTGGTCACGGGGAATGGGAAGTACGGGCTGGGGTTGCTGAGAATCCTCATACCCCCGTAGAACTTCTCGAGCGACTTGCTAACGATGATGACTGGAGAGTCCAGGGGGCGGTGGTTAGCAACCCCAGTACCCCAACGCTCCTCTTCGAACAGCTGGCTGCGTCTGAGGGCGCTGTCCGCACGGTCGTCGCCGCGCAGCCCCGCGCCACTCCTGACACCCTGGCACGTCTGGCGCAGGACCAATGGCAGGCAGTGCGTCGCGCTGTCGCTGGCAACCCAAATACGCCTTTGGTGATTCTCGCCCAGCTCGCCAGGGATCAAGATTGGACCGTCCGAAAAGCAGTTGCTGGGAATTTGAGTGCCACGTCAGAGCTCCTTGAACACCTCAGTACAGATAAGGACGGTGATGTACGGCTCGCAGTTGCCGGAAATCCGGGCACCCCTCCTGAAGTCTTAGCGCATTTGGCCAGCGATAAGGACCGATACAGGGGAGCTGATATCCGGAGGGCGGTCGCCGGAAATCCTCGCACTTCTCCCGAAGTCGTCGCACGCTTGACGTGA